A stretch of the Bacteroidota bacterium genome encodes the following:
- the paaB gene encoding 1,2-phenylacetyl-CoA epoxidase subunit B: MATDTQLDLWEVFIQPKSGNRYAHAGSIHASDKKMAIQNARDIYTRRGEGTSIWVVPSNCIIASNPNDEDMLFEPSNDKVYRHQLFYEMPKALKIFNHEKPEALYDYALRLGDKLIGTWASFG; encoded by the coding sequence ATGGCAACAGATACACAACTTGATCTTTGGGAAGTATTTATCCAACCAAAATCTGGAAACAGATATGCACACGCAGGAAGCATCCATGCATCCGACAAAAAAATGGCCATCCAAAATGCGCGTGACATCTATACACGCAGAGGAGAAGGAACCAGCATTTGGGTGGTGCCTTCCAATTGCATCATTGCATCCAATCCGAATGATGAAGACATGTTATTTGAACCTTCAAATGATAAAGTATACAGACATCAACTTTTTTATGAAATGCCGAAGGCGCTAAAAATATTTAATCATGAAAAACCAGAAGCACTTTACGATTATGCCTTGCGACTAGGCGACAAACTCATTGGTACTTGGGCATCGTTTGGCTGA
- the paaC gene encoding phenylacetate-CoA oxygenase subunit PaaC produces the protein MGSYWESSSILGYAAQVEGKNKTADDLAYKRGERSFYNNLIMELPDKDFASTIARQLIVSAFEFFLYTELMKSKDETIAAISAKAVKEVRYHLAHSSDWTCRLGEGTEVSHTKMQRAINDVWMFTDELFEMNEVDKLLIKEGIAVDLDSLKPQWLNHIKEVIEEATLVLPESDYMQTGSRKGIHTEYLGHILSEMQYLQRAYPTAQW, from the coding sequence ATTGGATCATATTGGGAGAGCTCAAGCATTTTAGGATATGCAGCACAGGTTGAAGGAAAAAACAAAACAGCAGATGACTTAGCATACAAACGTGGGGAGCGATCATTCTATAACAATCTGATTATGGAATTACCTGATAAAGATTTTGCTTCAACGATTGCTCGCCAATTAATTGTTTCGGCATTTGAGTTTTTTTTATATACAGAATTGATGAAGAGCAAAGATGAAACTATTGCCGCAATTTCTGCTAAAGCCGTAAAAGAAGTGAGATATCATTTGGCACATTCCAGCGATTGGACCTGCAGATTAGGCGAAGGAACAGAAGTAAGTCATACAAAAATGCAACGTGCCATCAATGATGTTTGGATGTTTACTGATGAATTATTTGAGATGAATGAAGTAGATAAACTACTTATTAAAGAAGGTATTGCTGTTGATTTAGATAGCTTGAAACCTCAATGGTTGAATCACATAAAAGAAGTGATTGAAGAGGCGACATTGGTGCTTCCTGAGTCAGACTATATGCAAACAGGCAGTAGAAAAGGTATTCACACCGAATACCTTGGACATATTCTTTCAGAAATGCAATATTTACAACGCGCATATCCAACAGCACAATGGTAA